The Coffea eugenioides isolate CCC68of unplaced genomic scaffold, Ceug_1.0 ScVebR1_748;HRSCAF=1478, whole genome shotgun sequence DNA window GAGGAGAGATTCTTGGTGGTTTAGAGCTTGACTTCTTGTGGTTTGGTCTACTTCTCTTGGAGAAAAGGTAACTCTCCAAAACCCTCATTTTCTTCCAACTTATGGTTAGTTTTTAGTTTGTTTTAACTAGTTAAGCTTGGGTTGTTAATGGGTTCCATGAACTTTGACTTTAGGTAGATGTCTTGAGAAAGATTCTTTGGTAGTGGATTTGAggatttcttgtttgtttggttgaTGTTGTAGTGATTTATAGCTTGGTTTTGGTATGAAGATTTGGAgagaaaatttgaagagaaaatggtgcAAGAACTGTCTGATTTTTGCTGGTTCATTTCCCTTatgttaatttcaaattttgtggtTATATTGGTGCCAAAATGGTTTTTATATGTTGGGATATATGTGTGTAAATTATCTCCCAAaaagcatttcatttggttgagTTAAAGTTAGGTTAAAGTGAGGAAAGCAAACCTGGAATTTCTTATCAATGCCGCCGTCCAGTGCGTACTCAACAGCCCATAATTTTTTGTTCtggagtcaaaatcaagtgctgtttgcggcatatgaaactagactccgaggaatttctaacggtataagaTGCACCTGTTAGTTCATTTTctatgagccgtagtgaacCGGTAAAGTTGACTTTTTTTTCACTGTTTTAACCGAGAAACAAGCATAGCCGCAATTTGTAGCTCGTTTTCACTCATCTTACCAAATGAATTTGGAGACAGtttcttctagtgatttttagcattttgaaatctagttttcaactccataaaccatgctaattttggacttgtgtagccgTAGTTATGACCCGATTTACAAACTGTGTCGAGTGCTCCAAACTGGAATTTCATGAACCAGGTTTCAAAAACCAGCTTTCataaaactgttgtatcttggtgtagaaagatccaaattgaattatgtttgttgcatttgaaactagacttggaGTTCTTTCTGTGGTATAAATTCAAAGGCTGGTTCGATTCatatgccaaattttcaaagttcactgaaattcaagactgttttgcTCAGTTCTTGCTAAAACAGTGTGTTTGAGCTAAGATTTAACTGATTTCGGATTTGAATCTAGAAAAaatgtcttctagagagttatAGTTCATTGAGTCTGTTTTCCAACGGTTTAAGATTTACAAATTTTACACTTatgaaactcaagttatgatttttcaaacaaagttgccaaaactgaatttttccttGTAAAGTGACAACACTCCAAAGTCActtggaaacattttctaggtttcaagcctaactttcttggttatttGCACCTCATTTCATACTTGGGAAATGGATTTCACCCTCTAGTCTTATGCCCTTGGTTTCCATGAAAATGGAGCGTTTTAGCTAGAGTAACTCTTGAGGAATTTCGCTAGCTTTCTATTTGAAACTTGGAACTTTTGACTTCAACAATTACTATGAAAATGAGTagcgttttgatggattttgactccATAAGATTTGAAATCGTGAACGctcctttatattctaaaacttgggtataggattagaagttttaagGTATGAAAACCATTTTTCCTTTCCTCTATTTTCGTGCGAATATTAAGTGTGGTACTTTCTTTTTAAAATCGAGATTTCTTGCCACGACTTGACTCAAAAATGACTTTTGAATTCTCCTTGagtattatttcaatgattaattGAGAAAGTCTCTTTTAACTCGACTTGAACTTGTGGCTTGGAGTGTGGGTAGCACGAAGATATTTTCTTATTAGCCTTGGTCAAATACCTAGATAATCatgattgtacatgtctcaggtggtcacgtGGATGCCGAGGAGCGTGTCTGATCTCTTGCTTTTGCTCTTGCTTTGcccttgacttttggtgagtatcaagtgcatgtttcATGTGCTATGgttgaaatgatatttgtacaagtgctatgTGAAATTGTTATGATTTGTGAACTTactgaggcgagggtgtactttatcgcccttgtCCTCTCTTTCTTGAAAACTCATTACTTGTATATGAATTTGcatgacttgtacttgtactcgAACATACTCGTAACTCGTGagtactgagcggcagcatgtacctcACCCTATTCGGGTACGAGATGCCTCTCATATTGACTCAGTACTATGACCACTCATgcttgtggggacgcccaaaacccaatggctagccattcaactcaagccaacaagggcttggttgaggagtttggtgaaccttgggctCGTGTACTTGACTTGCTTGGATATATTCGAGTAATATCACATCTTGTTTCACTTTCGGACCCggcagggggtgtaacggtggacgaaatttggtgAAAAATGGGGTTCTACGGACTTGTTACTTGCTCGGTTGACAAAGTGTCAATACTTGGAAATTGTGGATCAAGATTATTGGTGAAGCAGTGTGGATTTAGCTCCTGAAAGCTCTTGTATCCTTTTATGTGTGTTTTACTTCGTATTTGTGCacttaaaagaaatttcatGTTAAATCATTTTTAAGTGTGATAGTTGATTTAATTTgtgctacttgcttgcttgcttgattttcttggcctcactgagcgttagctcatccctttaagtttgttttccttaacaggtttggaaGTGGAAGTTAGGGACTCCAGATTAGCGACTTTTGGTGGAAGCTAGTGACCCTTTTGTATGTTATTGGAGACATTtgaagtgtaaattttgttatacttGGGGATTTTAGATTATAATTGTAAATGGTAGCCTTAGAAGAATTTGGCTCATATATTTGCAGTATTTCTTTAATCCTAAGTCTATGATTGACTTGTGGATCGatattaagcttgaatgagtgtgtgagtcctgacgagagttggacaggcattCCACTAATACCCTAGGGTtcaccctagggagaggtgggggcgtcacacaataatatatttaaaaatatcaAATCCTCTTACTAATACCTGCGTTCTAAAGTTCTTCCACTCTTATAGACTGATTTTCTATGCTCATCAATTGGTTCATCAATAAGTCGATTGTTGCTAGaatttcttcctttcttagTCCTAGCCCTGCCTGGACAATAAACTCAATTTATGTAAAATTTAGtcaatttaataaatttaataaaCTACAACTAAAATTCAGTACATTTAATGTAAAAATGAAACTTTAGCAATTAAGAAGaactaaataattttttaaacaacATTACTAGCTAACATAAGATGCAAAAAACTGGGTTCGGCGCTTGCTCTATAGCGACTTTCTCGGGGGAATAGGGTTCGGCACTTGTGGTTTCTTCACCAGGCGGCTGCGCGGCATGGCAGCCCTTCAGCCTTCGGCTGAGGGGCAAGGGTCTCCGGCTACAAGAAAATCCTTTGCACAACTATTCACCGAACCTGCTGCGTCTCCGATCCACGTGAAGCCCGTATCAACATACAAAGGGGAAGCTGCGGTGATCTTCTCGAAACAAGACACTGAAAAATTGGCAGCTCCATTCCGCTGGGCTCTAGTAGGAAAATTTTCGCATGGAAGACCTCCGTTGGAGGAAATACGTAAGTTCTTTGCGTCGTTGAATCTCAAGGATCATATTTCTGTTGGGCTACTGGATTATCGACATGTTCTCCTCAAGTATGCGGCGGAAGTGGATTTCAATCGCATTTGGACGCGAGGTCTATGACAGTTGGGGAAGTTTCCTATGCGTGTCTTCCGCTGGACAAGAGATTTCCACGTTCACAAGGAATCCTCTCTAGCTCCGGTCTGGTTTTCGTTGCCGGCGCTGCCGATACATTACTTTGACAACCACTCGTTGTTTTCCATTGTTTCACCGGTGGGAAATCCGTTGTTCCTGGATTCGGCAATGGCGGCAGTTTCGCGCCCGAGTGTAGCACGCGTTTGTGTGGAGGTGGACTTGCTGAAGCCCCTCTGCACCAGGGTGTGGGTAGCTGTGGAGGGTGAGGCGGGGTTCTGGCAGCAATTCGTGCCTGAGGGGCTGTCTTCATATTGTTCTACCTGCAGGAGAATGGGTCACTCGGTGGAGGAATGCAGGAGAAATGCAGTGGAGCAGCCTGGACCTCAGTTTCAGCGACGGGATGGGAGGGTGTGGGGTTCGTTGAAACTTGGCACAAAGGTTGAAGGCCTGCCTGTTACCGAGACGCGTGCTATTGGGGAGGTTCCAGGATCAAGCGCTGGGGCTAGGACGGCTTGCATGGAGTCGCTGATTGGTTTGGCAGCGGAGGAGACGAGTGGGGGCGAGGACAAGAGTACGGAGGTGGGGGAATAGGGGGCGTGAACAGGCAAGTTGGTGCGGGTGTTTCCAAAATAGCAGAATAGGGGATGCATGGGGTGGTTGATATGGTCCAACAGGTGCAGCGGTGGGAGGTATTGAACATAGAGGTGGGGGAACACAGAGATGCGGAACATATGGGCGGCGCAGAGGAACCTGAAGCGGTGCAGGCGAAAGAGGCTGTTTTGTTCCCACAGGAGCAGCGCACTTTGCTGC harbors:
- the LOC113758825 gene encoding uncharacterized protein LOC113758825 is translated as MRVFRWTRDFHVHKESSLAPVWFSLPALPIHYFDNHSLFSIVSPVGNPLFLDSAMAAVSRPSVARVCVEVDLLKPLCTRVWVAVEGEAGFWQQFVPEGLSSYCSTCRRMGHSVEECRRNAVEQPGPQFQRRDGRVWGSLKLGTKVEGLPVTETRAIGEVPGSSAGARTACMESLIGLAAEETSGGEDKSTEVGE